The Chrysiogenes arsenatis DSM 11915 genome includes the window CATTGGTGGTGTAGATTGCCTTTCTGATATCGGGCGGATAGTTGAAAAATGGGATTATTCGCTCCCAGTTGCGGCGCCATGATTGGCTGACCATTGGATGAGTGGCATCCCATTTTGTTTCAAATTGTTCAAGATTCCTCCGCGCCTGCTCTTCTGTTGGCGCGGCATAAATTTCTTTCAAGTCGGCGGCCATCTGTTTGCGCTCTTTCCATGCCACAAAATTCAAGCTATGTCTGACCATATGCACAATGCAGGTTTGCACTTGGGTGTTCGGATAAGCGGCTTCTATAGCTTCTGGGAACCCTTTTAAGCCGTCAACGCAAGCTATGAAAATATCCTTAACTCCACGGTTTTGTAGTCCGTTAAGAATACTAAGCCAGAACTTTGCCCCTTCATTTTCCGCGATCCACATGCCAAGAACTTCCTTTTGTCCCT containing:
- a CDS encoding IS256 family transposase — encoded protein: ISQVTDAVIDDVKSWQNRPLDEVYPIVYLDAIRVKGRQGGHIINKAVYLALAVTMEGQKEVLGMWIAENEGAKFWLSILNGLQNRGVKDIFIACVDGLKGFPEAIEAAYPNTQVQTCIVHMVRHSLNFVAWKERKQMAADLKEIYAAPTEEQARRNLEQFETKWDATHPMVSQSWRRNWERIIPFFNYPPDIRKAIYTTNAIESLNHSLRKVTKNRGAFPDDEAIFKLFYMALRNISKKWTMPIRDWKAALNQFCIFFEGRVPMQN